One Natrarchaeobaculum sulfurireducens genomic window carries:
- a CDS encoding helix-turn-helix domain-containing protein yields MSDIKAVVRIEHPDIVLTKTVTHDQSAKVKSVLEAGTDPTSGKFFYRIQSSDFRQFEDGLRKDHTIGEFERVIETRDEKAIYSFTYTDESKIISPIISTANGVILDMKNDGNSWVLTVWMPDRTNLATLWDYAEQNGIDIGLLRVNEYASLGSTDAGLTDSQREALLVALDTGYFEDPRNATLSEVATNLDISQPAASGLLRRGIKRLIISSLMDDSEKPD; encoded by the coding sequence CGAGCACCCTGACATAGTGCTCACAAAGACAGTCACACACGACCAAAGTGCGAAAGTCAAGTCGGTGTTAGAGGCAGGAACTGATCCTACATCGGGGAAGTTTTTCTATCGCATACAGTCATCTGATTTCCGCCAGTTCGAAGACGGGCTACGGAAGGATCACACCATTGGCGAGTTTGAACGGGTTATCGAGACCAGAGACGAGAAGGCGATCTATAGTTTCACGTACACAGACGAATCGAAGATTATCTCGCCAATTATTTCGACCGCGAACGGTGTCATACTCGACATGAAAAACGACGGAAACAGTTGGGTTCTAACAGTGTGGATGCCTGATCGGACGAATCTGGCCACTCTATGGGACTATGCAGAACAGAACGGCATTGATATCGGTTTGCTGCGCGTGAACGAATACGCTAGTTTAGGGAGTACAGACGCAGGATTGACCGATAGCCAACGAGAGGCACTCCTCGTCGCACTCGACACAGGGTATTTCGAAGACCCACGGAACGCAACTCTCAGCGAAGTGGCCACTAATCTGGATATCTCTCAACCTGCAGCCAGTGGCCTCCTTCGGCGTGGGATCAAACGACTCATCATTTCTTCTCTGATGGATGACAGTGAAAAGCCAGATTGA